In Capillimicrobium parvum, a genomic segment contains:
- a CDS encoding response regulator — MVPKCRGRAAGAVTVLTVDDQDVFRTALRELIAATPGFEQAGEAASGAEAIERAAELEPDVVLLDVRMPGMDGIETARRLNRLARPPLVVLISLDPTAAPTTECGAATFVTKQELSTARLHAIWTAHDGGGRPS; from the coding sequence ATGGTCCCCAAGTGCCGGGGCCGGGCGGCCGGCGCCGTCACCGTCCTCACCGTCGACGACCAGGATGTCTTCCGCACCGCGCTGCGCGAGCTCATCGCCGCGACGCCCGGCTTCGAGCAGGCGGGCGAAGCGGCATCCGGAGCGGAGGCGATCGAGCGCGCCGCCGAGCTCGAGCCGGACGTCGTCCTGCTCGACGTGCGCATGCCCGGCATGGACGGCATCGAGACCGCCCGGCGGCTGAACCGGCTGGCCCGCCCGCCGCTCGTCGTCCTGATCTCGCTCGATCCGACGGCGGCGCCGACGACGGAGTGCGGCGCTGCGACGTTCGTCACCAAGCAGGAGCTGTCGACCGCGCGGCTGCACGCCATCTGGACCGCACACGACGGCGGCGGCCGTCCGTCCTGA
- a CDS encoding sensor histidine kinase, which translates to MGIALPMSARAGGQRHRRAPLLVAGALATGVATAITVALTVAAAPEHPAGIALARALSVAAPCAVGLYAWYRRDGERFGLALLATGALLFVTSLAESRDPVLYTVGRTMGWVVEIGLVFLVLSYPTGRLRGTVDRALVVAVGCVALLTFLPRLVLAQQFSVPSPYASCVNDCPDNALFLLDHEPALVVDILATAGVAGVAVVMLAVIVRLWQRLEGASPLARSMFGPVLLIAMARVALLAAGISLRDADASVAGLQLVSWLLALLVPALALAFLVGLVRWRMFAGRAILRLAECLPGADGRTLQRAFAEAFRDPGLQLAFPAPRGAAEPWCDADGRPLPVPPPGSSRMITTVSDGHRAVAALVHDAALMHAPAMLRAGTAIAGSALGLRQLAAEADAAMREVRRSRARIADSTERERQRIERDLHDGAQQRLVALRIELELAENLIRRDPERGAQRVHELEGRVDDAIDELRALAHGIYPPVLSDRGLAEALRTVAARTAVPVSVQARDVGRYPAVVESTVYFSVLEALQNVLKHAEGVHRVQIELDGVGGQLAFAVRDDGAGMPDGHRPGRGIANMRERMATVGGTVSIVSTPRVGTVVQGRIADVASEAVAGDDPPE; encoded by the coding sequence ATGGGCATCGCGCTGCCGATGTCGGCCCGGGCCGGGGGGCAGCGACACCGGCGCGCGCCGCTGCTCGTCGCCGGAGCCCTGGCCACCGGCGTGGCCACCGCGATCACCGTCGCGCTGACGGTCGCCGCAGCGCCCGAGCATCCCGCCGGCATCGCCCTCGCGCGCGCCCTGTCGGTGGCCGCACCCTGCGCCGTCGGCCTCTACGCCTGGTACCGCCGCGACGGCGAGCGCTTCGGGCTCGCGCTCCTGGCGACCGGCGCGCTCCTGTTCGTCACGTCGCTGGCCGAGTCCCGCGACCCGGTGCTCTACACCGTCGGCCGCACGATGGGATGGGTCGTCGAGATCGGGCTCGTGTTCCTCGTCCTGTCATATCCCACCGGCCGGCTGCGGGGAACCGTCGACCGGGCGCTCGTCGTGGCAGTCGGATGCGTCGCCCTGCTGACGTTCCTGCCGCGGCTCGTCCTGGCGCAGCAGTTCTCGGTGCCCAGCCCGTACGCGAGCTGCGTCAACGACTGCCCGGACAATGCCCTCTTCCTGCTCGACCACGAGCCTGCGCTCGTCGTCGACATCCTCGCCACTGCGGGCGTCGCCGGGGTGGCGGTCGTCATGCTGGCCGTGATCGTGCGCCTGTGGCAACGCCTCGAAGGCGCCTCGCCGCTGGCCCGGAGCATGTTCGGGCCCGTGCTGCTGATCGCGATGGCCCGCGTCGCGCTCCTGGCCGCCGGGATCTCGCTCCGCGACGCCGACGCCTCCGTCGCGGGTCTTCAGCTGGTCTCGTGGCTGCTCGCGCTGCTGGTCCCCGCGCTCGCGCTCGCGTTCCTCGTCGGGCTCGTGCGCTGGCGGATGTTCGCCGGGCGGGCGATCCTGCGGCTCGCGGAGTGCCTGCCGGGCGCGGACGGCCGCACGTTGCAGCGCGCGTTCGCCGAGGCCTTCCGCGATCCGGGGCTCCAGCTGGCGTTCCCGGCGCCGCGCGGGGCCGCGGAGCCCTGGTGCGACGCCGACGGACGTCCCCTGCCGGTGCCGCCGCCCGGCAGCTCACGGATGATCACCACGGTGAGCGACGGGCACCGGGCCGTCGCCGCGCTCGTCCACGACGCGGCGCTGATGCACGCCCCGGCGATGCTGCGCGCGGGAACGGCGATCGCCGGAAGCGCGCTCGGCCTGCGGCAGCTCGCGGCGGAGGCCGACGCGGCGATGCGCGAGGTGCGCCGGTCGCGCGCCAGGATCGCCGACAGCACCGAGCGCGAACGCCAGCGCATCGAGCGCGACCTGCACGACGGCGCCCAGCAACGGCTCGTGGCGCTGAGGATCGAGCTGGAGCTCGCCGAGAACCTGATCCGACGGGACCCCGAGCGAGGGGCGCAGCGCGTCCACGAGCTCGAGGGGCGCGTCGACGACGCGATCGACGAGCTGCGGGCGCTCGCCCACGGCATCTACCCGCCGGTGCTGTCCGATCGCGGGCTCGCCGAGGCGCTGCGCACCGTCGCCGCGCGCACCGCGGTACCGGTCAGCGTCCAGGCGCGCGACGTCGGCCGGTACCCGGCGGTCGTGGAGAGCACCGTCTACTTCTCCGTCCTCGAGGCGCTGCAGAACGTGCTCAAGCACGCGGAAGGGGTCCACCGGGTGCAGATCGAGCTCGACGGCGTCGGCGGTCAGCTGGCCTTCGCCGTTCGCGACGACGGCGCCGGCATGCCGGACGGTCACCGGCCCGGACGCGGGATCGCCAACATGCGCGAGCGCATGGCCACGGTCGGCGGCACCGTGTCGATCGTCTCCACGCCGCGTGTCGGCACCGTCGTGCAGGGCCGGATCGCCGACGTCGCGAGCGAGGCCGTGGCCGGCGACGATCCGCCGGAGTGA
- a CDS encoding amylo-alpha-1,6-glucosidase, translating to MSVLEGSTFVVSNRNGDLDPACRHPPHGFFAQDTRFVSRWHLSVSGRTTEVLSTAQVDHFAAQFFLVPPTRAFHGAPPISIVRQRLIRGVWVEQLLVVNHCDDPSEVAVELDVGSDFADIFDVKDERIDPRHVVAHPTGGLLTLRYRNGAFVRETRVAVSEPAEIDEDTIRVSLGLGPREERVVTFVVTPHAEQTGRRAPERRASGTFEAMRRDGRAELDAWVAGAPRLTDGADALRHVYDRSLVDLAALRFSPHLCAQDESLPAAGLPWFMTLFGRDSIITSYQVLPYLPQLARTTLRTLAALQATALDDFRDAEPGKILHEVRFGEHAATGRSPHSPYFGTADATPLFVVLLDEYLRWTGDRPLVLELEDAVRRALEWIDRWGDFDGDGYVEYETRNPASGLANQCWKDSWNSILFADGSLARGPIATCEIQGYVYDAKRRGARLAREVLGDRHLADRLDAEAVRLRRRFQEDFWIEERQCFALALDGDKRRVDSVTSNVGQLLWSGIVDDERAGAVVHHLMGDRLYSGWGVRTMADGEHGYNPVEYHNGTVWPHDNSLIADGLRRYGYAPEAARIAGAMIRAATYFGHALPEVFAGFPQHMTHAPVVYPTASQPQAWAAAAPLLMLTTVLGLVPGRDGLTCDPHLPAEFGEPELVGVRGHWGQADIRPSAGVDRAVALRG from the coding sequence GTGAGCGTGCTCGAGGGCAGCACGTTCGTCGTCTCGAACCGCAACGGCGACCTCGACCCCGCGTGCCGGCATCCGCCGCACGGGTTCTTCGCCCAGGACACGCGCTTCGTGTCGCGATGGCATCTCAGCGTCTCGGGCCGGACCACCGAGGTGCTCTCCACCGCCCAGGTCGACCACTTCGCGGCCCAGTTCTTCCTCGTGCCGCCGACGCGCGCCTTCCACGGCGCGCCACCGATCTCGATCGTCCGCCAGCGGCTGATCCGCGGCGTGTGGGTCGAGCAGCTGCTCGTGGTCAACCACTGCGACGACCCGTCAGAGGTCGCCGTCGAGCTCGACGTCGGCTCGGACTTCGCCGACATCTTCGACGTCAAGGACGAGCGCATCGACCCGCGGCACGTCGTCGCCCACCCCACAGGCGGTCTGCTGACGCTGCGCTATCGCAACGGCGCCTTCGTCCGCGAGACCCGCGTCGCGGTCAGCGAGCCGGCCGAGATCGACGAGGACACGATCCGTGTGAGCCTCGGGCTCGGGCCGCGCGAGGAGCGCGTGGTGACCTTCGTCGTGACGCCCCACGCCGAGCAGACCGGGCGCCGGGCGCCGGAGCGGCGCGCATCCGGAACCTTCGAGGCGATGCGCCGCGACGGCCGCGCCGAGCTCGACGCGTGGGTGGCCGGCGCTCCGCGGCTGACCGACGGCGCGGACGCCCTGCGCCACGTCTACGACCGCAGCCTTGTCGACCTGGCGGCGCTGCGGTTCAGCCCGCACCTGTGCGCGCAGGACGAGAGCCTTCCCGCGGCCGGACTGCCGTGGTTCATGACGCTCTTCGGCCGCGACAGCATCATCACGAGCTATCAGGTGCTGCCGTACCTTCCGCAGCTCGCGCGCACGACGCTGCGCACGCTGGCCGCCCTCCAGGCCACCGCGCTCGACGACTTCCGCGACGCCGAGCCGGGCAAGATCCTGCACGAGGTCCGCTTCGGCGAGCACGCGGCGACTGGCCGATCGCCGCACTCGCCGTACTTCGGCACCGCGGACGCGACCCCGCTCTTCGTCGTGCTGCTCGACGAGTACCTGCGCTGGACCGGCGACCGGCCGCTCGTCCTCGAGCTCGAGGACGCCGTGCGGCGGGCGCTCGAGTGGATCGACCGCTGGGGGGACTTCGACGGCGACGGCTACGTCGAGTACGAGACGCGCAACCCCGCGTCCGGGCTGGCCAACCAGTGCTGGAAGGACTCGTGGAACTCGATCCTGTTCGCCGACGGCTCGCTGGCGCGGGGCCCGATCGCCACCTGCGAGATCCAGGGATACGTCTACGACGCCAAGCGCCGGGGCGCACGCCTCGCCCGGGAGGTCCTCGGCGACCGCCACCTGGCGGATCGGCTCGACGCCGAAGCGGTCCGGCTGAGGCGGCGCTTCCAGGAGGACTTCTGGATCGAGGAGCGGCAGTGCTTCGCACTCGCCCTCGACGGCGACAAGCGCCGGGTCGACAGCGTCACGTCGAACGTCGGTCAGCTGTTGTGGAGCGGGATCGTCGACGACGAGCGCGCCGGGGCGGTCGTCCACCATCTGATGGGCGACCGGCTGTACTCGGGGTGGGGCGTGCGCACGATGGCCGACGGCGAGCACGGCTACAACCCGGTCGAGTACCACAACGGCACCGTGTGGCCGCACGACAACTCGCTGATCGCCGACGGCCTGCGGCGTTACGGCTACGCGCCCGAAGCCGCGCGGATCGCCGGGGCGATGATCCGGGCCGCGACGTACTTCGGCCACGCGCTGCCGGAGGTGTTCGCCGGCTTCCCGCAGCACATGACCCACGCACCCGTGGTCTATCCCACGGCCTCGCAGCCGCAGGCGTGGGCGGCGGCCGCGCCGCTGCTCATGCTCACCACGGTCCTCGGGCTGGTGCCGGGGCGCGACGGATTGACCTGCGACCCGCACCTCCCGGCCGAGTTCGGCGAGCCCGAGCTCGTCGGCGTGCGCGGCCACTGGGGCCAGGCGGACATCCGGCCGTCGGCCGGCGTCGATCGGGCGGTCGCGTTGCGCGGCTGA
- a CDS encoding glycosyltransferase, giving the protein MRRSVLFVGHAYYNHWYLSRRLRDLGWTADVVNIDPGGAGHYHGQDRMLVGRSRTDLARHLAFFARAVRQYDVFHFANAHGLRFGDAIHDFAAHRFEPYDEIRWLKRLGKKIVYTNNGCLDGVAQSSFRAWPPYPTCDDCPFQHRPDVCSDELNLGWGRTRNELADYVALLGGNRADYNVAPTVHENPWIYCLDEEVWAPDLLVPTNYRLGLREETFKVYHSVGNADTRSQAGTMRNTKSTHVYLPLVDDLKAEGRDVELIFFKDVPNLELRYYQAQADVFVDMLTAGFFGATAREGMMLGKPVVCYLSPRFLDQMRREVPQYVDELPVVSATPDTVRDVLVDLMDHPEKRAEIGRRSREFAVKWHGSREAARAWDGIYRSVLDGTIAPSGFG; this is encoded by the coding sequence GTGCGACGCAGCGTCCTGTTCGTCGGCCACGCCTACTACAACCACTGGTACCTGTCGCGGCGGCTGCGCGACCTGGGGTGGACGGCGGACGTCGTCAACATCGACCCGGGCGGCGCCGGTCACTACCACGGCCAGGACCGGATGCTCGTGGGCCGCTCGCGCACCGACCTCGCCAGGCATCTCGCGTTCTTCGCCAGGGCGGTGCGCCAGTACGACGTCTTCCACTTCGCCAACGCCCACGGCCTGCGCTTCGGCGACGCGATCCACGACTTCGCCGCCCACCGCTTCGAGCCCTACGACGAGATCCGCTGGCTCAAGCGGCTCGGCAAGAAGATCGTCTACACGAACAACGGCTGCCTCGACGGCGTCGCGCAGTCGAGCTTCCGCGCCTGGCCGCCGTATCCGACGTGCGACGACTGCCCGTTCCAGCACCGGCCCGACGTGTGCTCCGACGAGCTCAACCTCGGCTGGGGGCGCACGCGCAACGAGCTGGCCGACTACGTCGCGCTGCTCGGCGGCAACCGGGCGGACTACAACGTCGCGCCGACCGTCCACGAGAACCCCTGGATCTACTGCCTCGACGAGGAGGTCTGGGCGCCCGACCTCCTGGTGCCGACGAACTACCGGCTCGGGCTGCGCGAGGAGACGTTCAAGGTCTACCACTCGGTCGGCAACGCGGACACGCGCTCGCAGGCCGGGACCATGCGCAACACGAAGTCCACGCACGTCTACCTGCCGCTCGTCGACGACCTGAAGGCCGAGGGCCGCGACGTCGAGCTCATCTTCTTCAAGGACGTCCCGAACCTCGAGCTGCGCTACTACCAGGCGCAGGCCGACGTCTTCGTCGACATGCTCACCGCCGGCTTCTTCGGCGCCACCGCGCGCGAGGGGATGATGCTCGGCAAGCCCGTCGTCTGCTACCTGAGCCCGCGGTTCCTCGACCAGATGCGCCGCGAGGTGCCGCAGTACGTCGACGAGCTGCCGGTCGTCAGCGCTACGCCCGACACGGTGCGGGACGTGCTGGTCGACCTCATGGACCACCCGGAGAAGCGGGCGGAGATCGGCCGCCGGTCGCGCGAGTTCGCCGTGAAGTGGCACGGCTCGCGCGAAGCGGCGCGCGCCTGGGACGGCATCTACCGGTCGGTCCTCGACGGCACGATCGCGCCGTCCGGGTTCGGCTGA
- a CDS encoding phage holin family protein codes for MPEPGAWRSADPRLRVGRLVAAWIASAAALLLAAEIVPGAEIRSFGGAVAVAAVAGVLNAVVPPLIAALRLPFTVAAGFLLVLGADAVILLIAADLAPEQLHVDGFAAALGVALIAAAVSTGIGAVAGIDDDEGYTLGVARRVARRVTRPTGADEPGILFLEIDGLALPVLRRAVRDGNVPNLARWLESGSHRLLEWETDLSSQTGASQAGILLGDNEDIPAFRWVDKASRAVVSCSNPDDCAEIERRHASGIGLLAGGGTSRGNLLSGEADVALLTVSRLAEERTPNPGYRAFLANGANVTRMVVLVAWEVGIEIVAAARQRRRDVRPRGRRGGPYPLLRAGMCVFVRDLIAFAVLQDMFRGVPAVYATFASYDEVAHHSGLERPDTLEALRKLDARFGLIDRARRYAPRPYEIVVLSDHGQTQGATFRQRNGYGLDDLVQRSLAAGRVGSVDAGDENATGVGRAVDEATGRTAGRNGRSGAEEVAHRAAVVLGSGNLGLIYLMERPHRLTLEEIRDRHPGLIEALCDHPHIAFALVRSATEGAMAIGGGGEHRLADGRVIGRDPLAGFSPNAPRHLLRADGFAHVADIVVNSFFDPVTEEGCAFEELISFHGGMGGPQTRPFVLHPAHLAVPGEPLVGAVAVHRMLRRWREQCNGGPLPAVAESYARVTAGASLSVEGASATGS; via the coding sequence ATGCCTGAGCCGGGCGCTTGGCGGTCGGCCGATCCCCGCCTGCGCGTCGGGCGGCTGGTGGCCGCCTGGATCGCCTCGGCGGCTGCCCTGCTGCTCGCCGCCGAGATCGTTCCGGGCGCCGAGATACGCAGCTTCGGCGGCGCCGTCGCGGTCGCCGCGGTCGCCGGAGTGCTCAACGCCGTCGTCCCGCCGCTGATCGCCGCGCTGCGCCTGCCGTTCACCGTGGCCGCCGGCTTCCTGCTCGTGCTGGGCGCCGATGCCGTCATCCTGCTGATCGCCGCAGACCTCGCTCCCGAGCAGCTCCACGTCGACGGGTTCGCCGCCGCGCTCGGCGTGGCGCTCATCGCGGCGGCCGTGAGCACCGGCATCGGGGCCGTGGCCGGCATCGACGACGACGAGGGCTACACGCTGGGTGTGGCCCGTCGCGTCGCCCGCCGCGTGACGCGCCCGACGGGTGCCGATGAGCCCGGGATCCTGTTCCTCGAGATCGACGGGCTCGCGCTGCCGGTCCTGCGCCGCGCCGTGCGCGACGGCAACGTCCCCAACCTCGCCCGCTGGCTGGAGTCCGGCAGCCATCGCCTGCTGGAGTGGGAGACCGACCTGTCCTCGCAGACCGGCGCCAGCCAGGCCGGGATCCTCCTCGGCGACAACGAGGACATCCCGGCGTTCCGCTGGGTCGACAAGGCGTCGCGCGCCGTGGTGTCCTGCTCGAACCCGGACGACTGCGCGGAGATCGAACGGCGGCACGCGAGCGGGATCGGCCTGCTGGCCGGCGGGGGAACGAGCCGCGGCAACCTGCTGTCCGGTGAGGCGGACGTCGCGCTGCTCACCGTCAGCCGGCTCGCGGAGGAGCGCACGCCGAACCCGGGCTACCGCGCGTTCCTCGCCAACGGCGCCAACGTGACGCGGATGGTGGTGCTGGTGGCCTGGGAGGTCGGGATCGAGATCGTCGCCGCCGCACGCCAGCGCCGCCGCGACGTCCGCCCGCGCGGCAGGCGCGGCGGGCCGTATCCGCTCCTGCGCGCCGGGATGTGCGTCTTCGTCCGCGACCTGATCGCGTTCGCCGTGCTGCAGGACATGTTCCGCGGGGTGCCCGCGGTCTACGCGACGTTCGCGAGCTACGACGAGGTGGCGCACCACTCGGGCCTCGAGCGCCCCGACACGCTCGAGGCGCTGCGCAAGCTCGACGCGCGCTTCGGGCTGATCGACCGTGCCCGCCGCTACGCCCCGCGGCCCTACGAGATCGTCGTGCTGTCCGACCACGGCCAGACGCAGGGCGCCACCTTCCGCCAGCGCAACGGCTACGGCCTCGACGACCTCGTGCAGCGATCGCTGGCGGCCGGGCGCGTCGGATCGGTGGACGCCGGTGACGAGAACGCCACCGGCGTCGGCCGCGCCGTCGACGAGGCGACCGGACGGACCGCCGGGCGGAACGGCAGATCCGGCGCGGAGGAGGTGGCGCACCGGGCGGCCGTCGTGCTCGGATCGGGCAACCTCGGTCTCATCTATCTCATGGAGCGACCGCACCGGCTCACGCTCGAGGAGATCCGCGACCGCCACCCCGGGCTGATCGAGGCGCTGTGCGATCACCCCCACATCGCGTTCGCGCTCGTCCGATCCGCGACCGAAGGGGCGATGGCGATCGGCGGCGGGGGCGAGCACCGCCTGGCCGACGGGCGCGTGATCGGACGGGACCCGCTGGCGGGGTTCTCCCCCAACGCGCCCCGGCACCTGCTCCGCGCCGACGGCTTCGCGCACGTCGCCGACATCGTCGTCAACAGCTTCTTCGACCCGGTCACCGAGGAGGGCTGCGCGTTCGAGGAGCTGATCTCCTTCCATGGCGGAATGGGCGGGCCCCAGACGCGGCCGTTCGTCCTGCATCCCGCGCACCTGGCCGTGCCCGGCGAGCCCCTCGTCGGCGCCGTGGCGGTGCACCGGATGCTGCGCCGGTGGCGCGAGCAGTGCAACGGCGGTCCGCTCCCCGCGGTCGCCGAGAGCTACGCCCGCGTCACGGCGGGCGCGTCGCTCTCGGTCGAGGGCGCGAGCGCGACCGGCTCGTGA
- a CDS encoding response regulator transcription factor, giving the protein MGSGEATGDADRPSLRVVVADDSYLVREALGHVLDEAEDIDVVASCGDLPTLMRAIDEEGPDVVLTDIRMPPGQTDEGLRAAADLWRTHPGVGVVVLSQFSEPRYGLALFEHGSDGRAYLLKERVQHGDQLVSAIRAVAAGGSMIDAKIVEGLIAERRRVAASALGQLTPRELEILAYVARGHSNQAIADELVLTKRAVEKHINAIFLKLNLGLATDVSRRVKAALIYLAEHGDG; this is encoded by the coding sequence ATGGGAAGCGGGGAGGCCACCGGCGACGCCGACCGACCGTCGCTGCGCGTGGTCGTGGCGGACGACAGCTACCTCGTCCGCGAGGCGCTCGGCCATGTCCTCGACGAGGCCGAGGACATCGACGTCGTCGCCTCGTGCGGCGACCTGCCCACGCTGATGCGTGCCATCGACGAGGAGGGCCCCGACGTCGTGCTGACGGACATCCGCATGCCGCCGGGGCAGACCGACGAGGGGCTGCGGGCCGCCGCCGACCTGTGGCGCACGCATCCGGGGGTCGGCGTCGTGGTGCTCAGCCAGTTCTCGGAGCCGCGATACGGGCTCGCCCTCTTCGAGCACGGATCGGACGGTCGCGCCTACCTGCTCAAGGAGCGCGTGCAGCACGGCGACCAACTCGTGTCGGCGATCCGCGCGGTGGCCGCCGGCGGCTCGATGATCGACGCCAAGATCGTCGAGGGGCTGATCGCGGAGCGTCGCAGGGTGGCCGCATCGGCGCTGGGCCAGCTCACGCCGCGGGAGCTCGAGATCCTCGCGTACGTGGCGCGCGGCCACAGCAACCAGGCGATCGCCGATGAGCTCGTGCTCACCAAGCGCGCCGTGGAGAAGCACATCAATGCGATCTTCCTCAAGCTCAACCTCGGGCTCGCCACCGACGTCAGCCGCCGCGTGAAGGCGGCGCTGATCTATCTCGCCGAGCACGGCGACGGCTGA
- a CDS encoding AI-2E family transporter yields the protein MLLVVAVVALLSLTDVIVMPLIAAAVVAAVAAPAVEALQHRGVPRAAGAGLLLVCAVILAIAVVVMVLTGISSQFDEVRTLLASARETVAGWLVDLGVDRQTAGDAQRDVSAALSDALPALLRGLGAGLSALSSLVVFLSLTALSLFFLLKDGPLIRRWVEGASRIPAPVVHQMGDRVLQALRGYFFGVTIVALYNAGVVVAGAALFGVPLLGTIAVVTFLAAYVPYLGAWSAGVFVVLVALGAKGPDAAIAMIVVQLLANGVLQQLVQPFAYGAALGIHPLAVLVVTLGGGALFGAAGLILAAPVTAAVTRITADLSRRRGEPGSTAGVPAQPGQPAPPPAPAS from the coding sequence ATGCTGCTCGTCGTCGCCGTGGTGGCGCTGCTGTCGCTGACCGACGTGATCGTCATGCCGTTGATCGCCGCGGCCGTCGTGGCGGCCGTCGCCGCGCCGGCGGTCGAGGCGCTCCAGCACCGAGGCGTTCCGCGCGCGGCGGGCGCGGGGCTGTTGCTGGTGTGCGCGGTGATCCTCGCCATCGCGGTGGTCGTGATGGTGCTGACCGGCATCTCGAGCCAGTTCGACGAGGTGCGGACCCTTCTGGCGTCGGCGCGGGAGACCGTCGCAGGGTGGCTCGTCGACCTCGGCGTGGACCGGCAGACCGCCGGCGACGCGCAGCGCGACGTGTCCGCCGCCCTCTCCGATGCGCTGCCGGCGCTGTTGCGCGGGCTCGGCGCGGGCCTGTCGGCGCTCTCGTCGCTGGTCGTGTTCCTCTCGCTCACCGCGCTGAGCCTGTTCTTCCTGCTCAAGGACGGGCCGCTGATCCGCCGGTGGGTGGAGGGCGCCTCGCGCATTCCCGCGCCCGTGGTCCATCAGATGGGCGACCGGGTGCTCCAGGCGCTGCGCGGCTACTTCTTCGGCGTGACGATCGTCGCGCTCTACAACGCGGGCGTGGTCGTCGCCGGCGCCGCGCTCTTCGGCGTGCCGCTGCTCGGCACCATCGCCGTCGTGACGTTCCTGGCCGCCTACGTCCCGTACCTCGGCGCCTGGAGCGCCGGCGTGTTCGTCGTGCTCGTCGCGCTGGGCGCGAAGGGGCCGGATGCCGCGATCGCGATGATCGTCGTCCAACTGCTGGCCAACGGCGTGCTCCAGCAGCTCGTGCAGCCGTTCGCCTACGGCGCGGCGCTGGGCATCCACCCGCTCGCCGTGCTCGTCGTGACGCTCGGCGGCGGGGCGCTGTTCGGGGCGGCGGGGCTGATCCTCGCCGCACCGGTGACGGCGGCGGTGACCCGGATCACCGCCGATCTCTCGCGTCGTCGGGGCGAGCCTGGGTCGACGGCCGGCGTGCCGGCGCAGCCCGGGCAGCCGGCGCCTCCGCCGGCGCCCGCCTCCTGA